One Rhizobium sp. NRK18 genomic window carries:
- a CDS encoding ABC transporter substrate-binding protein, translating to MKLKIATLLAATALAFSALQAQAADKITLQLKWVTQAQFAGYFVAKDKGFYDEEGLDVEIKPGGPNIAPEQVIAGGGADVIVDWMGAALAAREKGVPLVNIAQPYKDGGLEIVCPKDGPIKTVADFKGHTIGVWFYGNEVPFFALMNREGLKTGEGADEVKVLQQSFDVQPLIQKQADCIHVMTYNELGQAIDAGYTLDKLTVFNYAEMNANLLEDGLYVLGDKLEDPAFKANMVKFVRASMKGWAYAKDHPEEAADIVLDNDTTGAQTKEHQVYMMTEVAKLLGDSTGVLDEAAYDRTEQAVLDQKIITKKPEGAWTHEITDEALK from the coding sequence ATGAAACTGAAGATTGCGACATTGCTGGCCGCGACCGCGCTGGCATTCTCGGCCCTCCAGGCTCAGGCGGCCGACAAGATCACCCTGCAGCTGAAATGGGTCACCCAGGCGCAGTTTGCGGGCTACTTCGTTGCCAAGGACAAGGGCTTCTACGACGAGGAAGGCCTCGACGTCGAAATCAAGCCGGGCGGTCCGAACATTGCACCGGAACAGGTGATCGCCGGCGGCGGCGCCGATGTGATCGTCGACTGGATGGGCGCGGCCCTTGCCGCCCGCGAAAAGGGCGTTCCGCTCGTCAACATCGCCCAGCCCTACAAGGATGGCGGCCTGGAAATCGTCTGCCCGAAGGACGGCCCGATCAAGACCGTTGCCGACTTCAAGGGCCACACGATCGGCGTCTGGTTCTACGGCAACGAAGTTCCCTTCTTCGCGCTGATGAACCGCGAAGGCCTGAAGACCGGTGAAGGCGCGGACGAAGTCAAGGTTCTCCAGCAGAGCTTCGACGTTCAGCCGCTCATCCAGAAGCAGGCCGACTGCATCCACGTGATGACCTACAACGAACTCGGCCAGGCGATCGATGCCGGTTACACGCTCGACAAGCTGACCGTCTTCAACTACGCCGAGATGAACGCCAACCTCCTGGAAGACGGCCTCTATGTTCTCGGCGACAAGCTCGAAGACCCGGCCTTCAAGGCCAACATGGTCAAGTTCGTCCGCGCCTCGATGAAGGGTTGGGCGTACGCCAAGGATCATCCGGAGGAAGCCGCCGACATCGTGCTCGACAACGACACGACCGGCGCCCAGACCAAGGAGCACCAGGTCTACATGATGACCGAAGTGGCCAAGCTGCTGGGCGATTCCACCGGCGTTCTCGATGAAGCCGCCTACGACCGGACCGAACAGGCCGTGCTCGACCAGAAAATCATTACCAAGAAGCCGGAAGGCGCCTGGACGCATGAAATCACCGACGAAGCGCTGAAATAA
- the rutR gene encoding HTH-type transcriptional regulator RutR yields the protein MVKARAAKTQRRTRIQEEKEEVILQAALDVFSSYGFKGATIDQIAEVAEMSKPNLLYYFRTKEAMHRALIDRVLQTWLEPLRAFDAAGNPETEIRSYIRRKLEMARDFPRESRLFANEVLQGAPHIEDELAGPLKELVDDKAAVIRAWAKAGKIAKCDPYHLIFSIWATTQHYADFDVQVRAVLGQKLSGDGRFEDAARFLEQLYIEGLRVKAPDTPIARDPGGLASEAI from the coding sequence ATGGTCAAGGCCAGGGCGGCGAAAACGCAGCGCAGGACCCGCATTCAGGAAGAGAAGGAGGAGGTGATCCTCCAGGCCGCGCTGGATGTCTTTTCCTCCTACGGGTTCAAGGGCGCGACGATCGACCAGATCGCGGAGGTGGCCGAGATGTCGAAGCCGAACCTGCTCTACTATTTCCGCACCAAGGAGGCGATGCACCGGGCGCTGATCGACCGGGTGCTGCAGACCTGGCTTGAGCCGCTAAGGGCCTTCGATGCCGCCGGCAATCCGGAGACCGAGATCCGGTCCTATATCCGCCGCAAGCTGGAGATGGCGCGGGATTTTCCGCGCGAAAGCCGGCTTTTCGCCAATGAGGTGCTGCAGGGCGCACCGCATATCGAAGATGAACTGGCCGGTCCGCTGAAGGAGCTGGTCGACGACAAGGCGGCGGTGATCCGCGCCTGGGCCAAGGCCGGCAAGATCGCCAAGTGCGATCCCTATCACCTGATCTTCTCGATATGGGCGACCACCCAGCATTATGCCGACTTCGACGTGCAGGTCAGGGCCGTGCTCGGCCAGAAGCTGTCCGGAGACGGCCGGTTCGAGGATGCCGCACGGTTCCTCGAGCAGCTCTATATCGAGGGTCTCAGGGTGAAGGCGCCAGACACTCCGATCGCGCGCGATCCGGGTGGACTTGCTTCCGAAGCGATCTGA
- a CDS encoding Zn-dependent hydrolase, producing the protein MVAAPGENMRVNGDRLWDMLMEMAKIGPGIAGGNNRQTLTDADAEGRKLFQTWCEDAGLTMGVDTMGNMFMTRPGTDPDALPVYVGSHLDTQPTGGKFDGVLGVLGALEIIRSMNDLNIKTKHPIVVTNWTNEEGARFAPAMLASGVFAGVHTQDYAYNRTDPEGKRFGDELKRIGWVGDEEVGARKMHAYFEYHIEQGPILEAEEKQIGVVTHCQGLWWLEFTLIGKEAHTGSTPMNMRVNAGLAMSRILEMVQDVAMSEQPGAVGGVGQMFFSPNSRNVLPGKVVFTVDIRTPSQEKLDRMRAKIEAKAAKICEDLGVGCSVEAVGHFDPVTFDPKLVTMVRDAAERLGYSHMNLISGAGHDACWAAKVAPATMVMCPCVGGLSHNEAEEISKEWATAGADVLLHAVLEAAEIVE; encoded by the coding sequence ATGGTGGCAGCACCCGGCGAAAACATGCGCGTCAACGGCGACCGCCTGTGGGACATGCTGATGGAGATGGCGAAGATCGGCCCCGGCATTGCCGGCGGCAACAATCGCCAGACGCTGACGGATGCCGACGCCGAAGGCCGCAAGCTCTTCCAGACCTGGTGCGAGGATGCCGGCCTGACGATGGGCGTCGACACGATGGGCAACATGTTCATGACGCGGCCCGGCACCGATCCGGACGCCCTGCCCGTCTATGTCGGCAGCCATTTGGACACCCAGCCGACCGGCGGCAAGTTCGACGGCGTGCTCGGCGTGCTCGGCGCGCTGGAAATCATCCGTTCGATGAACGACCTCAACATCAAGACGAAGCATCCGATCGTCGTCACCAACTGGACGAACGAGGAAGGCGCCCGCTTTGCGCCGGCCATGCTCGCCTCCGGCGTATTCGCCGGCGTCCACACCCAAGACTACGCCTATAACCGCACGGACCCAGAGGGCAAGAGGTTCGGCGACGAATTGAAGCGGATCGGCTGGGTCGGTGACGAGGAAGTCGGCGCCCGCAAGATGCACGCCTACTTCGAATACCACATCGAACAAGGCCCGATCCTCGAGGCGGAGGAAAAGCAGATCGGCGTGGTCACCCACTGTCAGGGCCTCTGGTGGCTGGAATTCACGCTGATCGGCAAGGAGGCCCATACCGGCTCGACGCCGATGAACATGCGCGTCAATGCCGGCCTCGCCATGTCCCGCATCCTGGAAATGGTCCAAGACGTCGCCATGAGCGAACAGCCGGGCGCCGTCGGCGGCGTCGGCCAGATGTTCTTCTCGCCGAACTCCCGCAACGTCCTGCCCGGCAAGGTCGTCTTCACCGTCGACATCCGCACGCCGAGCCAGGAAAAGCTCGACCGCATGCGCGCGAAGATCGAGGCGAAGGCGGCGAAGATCTGCGAGGATCTCGGCGTCGGCTGCTCGGTCGAGGCCGTCGGCCATTTCGATCCGGTGACTTTCGACCCGAAACTGGTCACCATGGTCCGCGACGCCGCCGAACGGCTCGGCTATTCCCACATGAACCTCATTTCTGGCGCCGGCCACGACGCCTGCTGGGCCGCCAAGGTGGCACCCGCCACCATGGTCATGTGCCCCTGCGTCGGCGGCCTCAGCCACAACGAGGCCGAGGAGATCTCCAAGGAATGGGCCACCGCCGGTGCCGACGTGCTGCTGCACGCCGTGCTGGAAGCCGCGGAGATTGTGGAGTGA
- a CDS encoding endonuclease domain-containing protein — protein sequence MATKSEAWVRKPGATARARILRANDTEPEYRLWSDLRSRRLSGYKFSRQIPLGPYIADFICREESLVVEIDGAQHADSQVDDIRTGWLNANGYSVLRFWNDEVLKERRAVLETILAVLEGKIFERCDTLRFHPATVTSQGERQE from the coding sequence ATGGCCACCAAGTCCGAGGCGTGGGTTCGAAAGCCTGGTGCAACCGCACGAGCCAGAATACTGCGCGCAAACGATACGGAACCGGAATATCGTCTGTGGAGCGATCTTCGAAGCCGTAGGTTGAGCGGATACAAATTTTCACGGCAGATCCCGCTGGGGCCTTACATCGCGGACTTCATCTGCCGCGAAGAGAGCTTGGTGGTCGAGATTGATGGCGCGCAACATGCCGACAGCCAAGTTGACGACATCCGGACAGGCTGGCTGAACGCCAACGGTTACTCAGTTCTGCGCTTCTGGAATGATGAGGTTTTGAAGGAACGCCGCGCCGTACTGGAAACCATCCTGGCCGTTCTGGAAGGCAAGATTTTCGAGCGATGCGACACTTTGCGTTTCCATCCCGCGACGGTGACTTCTCAAGGGGAACGGCAAGAATGA
- a CDS encoding DMT family transporter gives MKQDVQPPKSIHNTHATGAVKLRAHLAMLSFSLLVAGSFSLGGMAAQHMPAAELQFIRYVISILVMAAMAVFIFRQRLTIPVQPWRFAIYGMLMGTYMLTMFLALEITSPVQTGAVFTLMPLASAVFAFIILRQHTRPGVFLSLLIAASGAIWVIFRGDVQAILRFDVGRGELIYFVGVLCHAAYVPLLRKLDRREHPTVIGFWLSVAVSIYLLFPAAPQIAQTDFSAMPPIVWTALAYLSVVTTAITFLLIQYGSMRLPAPKVLAYNYLTPSFIIILEGLIGHGWASPAVFAGALVTACGLIVTGLLPD, from the coding sequence TTGAAACAGGATGTTCAACCGCCAAAGTCGATCCACAACACCCATGCCACGGGTGCGGTGAAGCTGCGCGCGCATCTGGCGATGCTGTCCTTCTCGCTGCTGGTCGCCGGATCGTTTTCGCTCGGCGGCATGGCAGCGCAGCACATGCCGGCGGCAGAGCTGCAATTCATCCGCTACGTGATCAGCATTCTCGTCATGGCGGCGATGGCGGTCTTCATCTTCCGGCAGCGCCTGACCATTCCGGTGCAGCCCTGGCGCTTTGCCATCTACGGCATGCTGATGGGCACCTACATGCTGACCATGTTCCTGGCGCTGGAGATCACCAGCCCGGTGCAGACGGGCGCCGTCTTCACGCTGATGCCGCTCGCGAGCGCCGTCTTTGCCTTCATCATCCTGAGACAGCACACCCGCCCCGGCGTCTTCCTGAGCCTTTTGATTGCCGCAAGCGGCGCCATCTGGGTGATCTTCCGGGGCGACGTTCAGGCCATCCTGCGCTTCGACGTCGGCCGGGGCGAACTGATCTATTTCGTCGGCGTGCTCTGCCATGCGGCCTATGTGCCGCTGTTGCGCAAGCTCGATCGCCGCGAGCATCCGACCGTCATCGGCTTCTGGCTCTCCGTCGCCGTCAGCATCTACCTCCTGTTTCCGGCCGCGCCGCAGATCGCCCAGACCGACTTCTCCGCCATGCCGCCGATCGTCTGGACAGCGCTCGCCTATCTGTCGGTGGTCACAACCGCGATCACGTTCCTGCTGATCCAGTATGGCTCCATGCGCCTGCCGGCTCCGAAAGTGCTCGCCTACAACTACCTGACGCCAAGCTTCATCATCATTCTCGAAGGACTGATCGGCCATGGCTGGGCGAGCCCGGCCGTCTTCGCCGGCGCCCTGGTGACAGCCTGCGGCCTCATCGTCACCGGCCTGCTTCCGGATTGA
- a CDS encoding ABC transporter permease encodes MTTTLTIIAALAIWLGAWALNEKLVHVTPASPAGARRINLAVPAIFGLTLLALWELITRGLNVPEILLPAPSAILAEAATAFPTLWLDLVQTVFKEVLPGYLIGCGLGFVAALLIDRSPFLKAGLLPLGNFISALPIIGIAPIMIMWFGFEWPSKAAVIVLMIVFPMLINTVAGLSAAGHMERDLMRTYAASWWQTMVKLRLPAAWPFIFNALKINSTLALIGAIVAEFFGSPSVGIGFRISVEMGRMNTAMVWAEILVAAVTGSLFYGIVALIERKVTFWHPSVRGGQT; translated from the coding sequence ATGACGACGACGCTCACCATCATCGCGGCGCTGGCGATCTGGCTCGGCGCCTGGGCGCTGAACGAGAAGCTGGTGCATGTCACGCCGGCGAGCCCCGCCGGCGCCCGGCGCATCAACCTCGCGGTCCCGGCCATCTTCGGCCTGACGCTGCTCGCCCTCTGGGAACTCATCACGCGGGGGCTGAACGTACCGGAAATCCTGCTGCCGGCCCCGAGCGCCATCCTCGCCGAAGCGGCCACGGCCTTCCCCACACTCTGGCTCGATCTGGTCCAGACGGTCTTCAAGGAGGTCCTGCCCGGCTATCTCATAGGCTGCGGTCTCGGTTTCGTCGCCGCCCTGCTGATCGACCGCTCGCCGTTCCTGAAAGCGGGGCTGCTCCCGCTCGGCAATTTCATCTCGGCCCTGCCGATCATCGGCATCGCGCCGATCATGATCATGTGGTTCGGCTTTGAATGGCCGTCGAAGGCCGCCGTCATCGTCCTGATGATCGTCTTCCCCATGCTGATCAACACCGTCGCCGGTCTTTCCGCCGCCGGCCACATGGAGCGCGATCTGATGCGCACCTATGCGGCCAGCTGGTGGCAGACGATGGTCAAGCTTCGCCTGCCGGCGGCCTGGCCGTTCATCTTCAACGCGCTGAAGATCAATTCGACCTTGGCGCTGATCGGCGCTATCGTCGCGGAATTCTTCGGCTCGCCTTCGGTCGGCATCGGCTTCCGCATCTCGGTGGAGATGGGCCGCATGAACACGGCCATGGTCTGGGCCGAAATCCTGGTGGCTGCCGTCACCGGATCCTTGTTTTACGGGATCGTCGCGCTGATCGAGCGCAAGGTCACGTTCTGGCATCCGTCTGTCCGTGGTGGACAGACGTAA
- a CDS encoding ABC transporter permease, with translation MAGALRAKFLPILTVILAIVAIWYVAALFMNHTLAAEEAIRKNENLTASEVWLKSYQMDKPLLPAPHQIVAEIWKTTAEMKVTSKRSLVYHAWVTLSATLLGFALGTVTGVLLAVGIIHNRAMDKSLMPWIIASQTIPILAVAPMLIVVLNAIGISGLLPKALISTYLSFFPVVVGMVKGLRSPETIQLDLMHTYNASRSQLFWKLRWPSAVPFLFASLKVAVAISLIGAIVGELPTGAVAGLGARLLSGSYYGQTIQIWAALFVSAIVAGGLVFVVAAVEKLVMKAMGAKPEALA, from the coding sequence ATGGCAGGAGCCCTCCGCGCCAAATTCCTCCCCATCCTCACCGTCATCCTCGCCATCGTCGCGATTTGGTATGTCGCGGCGCTCTTCATGAACCACACGCTGGCCGCCGAGGAAGCGATCCGCAAGAACGAGAACCTGACGGCCTCCGAGGTCTGGCTGAAGTCCTATCAGATGGACAAGCCGCTCCTGCCCGCGCCGCATCAGATCGTCGCCGAAATCTGGAAGACGACGGCGGAGATGAAAGTGACGTCGAAGCGTTCGCTCGTCTATCACGCCTGGGTCACCCTGTCGGCCACCCTGCTCGGCTTCGCGCTCGGCACCGTCACCGGCGTGCTGCTGGCCGTCGGCATCATCCATAACCGGGCGATGGACAAGTCGCTGATGCCGTGGATCATCGCATCCCAGACGATCCCGATCCTCGCGGTGGCGCCGATGCTGATCGTCGTCTTGAATGCCATCGGCATTTCCGGCCTGCTGCCCAAGGCGCTGATCTCGACCTACCTCTCCTTCTTCCCGGTCGTCGTCGGCATGGTGAAGGGTCTGCGCTCGCCCGAAACGATCCAGTTGGACCTAATGCACACCTACAATGCCAGCCGCAGCCAGCTCTTCTGGAAGCTGCGCTGGCCGTCTGCCGTGCCGTTCCTCTTCGCCTCGCTGAAGGTCGCGGTCGCAATCTCCCTGATCGGCGCCATCGTCGGCGAATTGCCGACAGGGGCCGTCGCCGGCCTCGGCGCCCGCCTGCTCTCGGGCTCCTATTACGGCCAGACCATCCAGATCTGGGCCGCCCTCTTCGTCTCGGCGATCGTCGCCGGCGGCCTCGTCTTCGTCGTCGCCGCCGTCGAGAAGCTGGTGATGAAGGCGATGGGCGCCAAACCGGAGGCGCTCGCATGA
- a CDS encoding ABC transporter ATP-binding protein: protein MAEQSKTVVEAKGLGLTFQTNDGPVHALSDVNLEVKKGDFVSFIGPSGCGKTTFLRVIADLEKHTSGTITVNDTTPEDARRNRAYGYVFQAAALYPWRTIERNIALPLEIMGYPEAERKKRIERTLDLVNLSGFGKKFPWQLSGGMQQRASIARALAFDADLLLMDEPFGALDEIVRDHLNQQLLELWARTNKTICFVTHSIPEAVYLSTKIVVMSPRPGRVTDIIESTLPKERPLDIRETPEFLEIAHRVREGLKAGHSYDE from the coding sequence ATGGCTGAACAATCGAAAACGGTCGTCGAGGCGAAGGGGCTTGGCCTGACATTTCAGACCAATGACGGGCCGGTGCACGCTCTGTCGGATGTCAATCTGGAGGTCAAGAAGGGCGATTTCGTCTCCTTCATCGGCCCGTCCGGCTGCGGCAAGACCACCTTCCTGCGCGTCATCGCGGATCTCGAAAAGCACACGTCCGGCACGATCACCGTCAACGACACGACGCCGGAAGACGCCCGCCGGAACCGTGCCTACGGCTACGTCTTTCAAGCCGCGGCCCTTTATCCGTGGCGCACGATCGAGCGCAACATCGCCCTGCCGCTCGAAATCATGGGCTATCCGGAAGCGGAGAGAAAGAAGCGCATCGAACGCACGCTCGATCTCGTCAACCTGTCGGGCTTCGGCAAGAAATTCCCCTGGCAGCTGTCCGGCGGCATGCAGCAGCGCGCCTCGATCGCCCGCGCGCTCGCCTTCGATGCCGACCTGCTTTTGATGGACGAACCCTTCGGCGCCCTCGACGAGATCGTCCGCGACCACCTGAACCAGCAGCTGCTGGAGCTCTGGGCACGCACCAACAAGACCATCTGTTTCGTCACCCACTCGATCCCCGAAGCCGTCTATCTCTCGACCAAGATCGTCGTCATGAGCCCCCGCCCCGGCCGCGTCACAGACATCATCGAATCGACGCTACCGAAGGAGCGCCCGCTCGACATCCGCGAGACCCCCGAATTCCTCGAAATCGCCCACCGCGTCCGCGAGGGCCTGAAGGCGGGGCATAGCTACGACGAATGA
- a CDS encoding cupin domain-containing protein: MSSSTYPQCKTIRPSETYDGKQGFSYIEGISAESVGSTGIAMMLLTIPPGARAKAHFHESHETAIYIVAGEATTYFGEKLEHVQVQRAGDMFYIPAGVPHVPVNTGTVPCTAVIARTDPNEQESVVLTPDLDGLVP, from the coding sequence ATGTCATCGTCGACGTATCCCCAATGCAAGACCATCCGCCCCTCCGAGACCTATGACGGCAAGCAGGGCTTTTCCTATATCGAGGGTATCAGCGCGGAAAGCGTCGGCTCCACGGGCATTGCCATGATGCTGCTGACCATTCCGCCGGGCGCGCGCGCCAAGGCGCATTTCCACGAAAGCCACGAGACGGCGATCTACATCGTGGCCGGCGAGGCGACGACCTATTTCGGCGAAAAACTCGAGCACGTTCAGGTGCAGCGGGCCGGCGACATGTTCTACATCCCGGCCGGCGTGCCGCATGTGCCGGTCAATACCGGGACAGTGCCCTGCACGGCGGTCATCGCGCGAACAGACCCGAACGAGCAGGAAAGCGTGGTTTTGACGCCGGATCTGGATGGGTTGGTGCCGTGA
- a CDS encoding potassium channel family protein, translating to MKTNGGGTLQRLKARIYELYEGDSDAAHRFRYGLLGIDFLTILFLVVSTFYYGSALMEALDVVFGLYLLADYAARLWIAKKKPAFFIHPLNLADLVAMLSFLAPILGENFAFLRGLRVLRLLRSYRLQNKLRHDFPYFKRNEEVILSATNMFIFIFVMTEAVFVTQVGVNPNVRHFLDAMYFTITTLTTTGFGDITLQGQTGRLLSILIMVFGVSLFLRLVQTIFRPSKVKYPCPQCGLSQHERDAVHCKHCGTVLNIPNEGDV from the coding sequence ATGAAAACAAACGGGGGTGGCACATTGCAGAGGCTGAAGGCGCGGATTTACGAACTTTACGAAGGCGACAGCGATGCCGCGCACCGGTTCCGCTACGGCCTTCTCGGCATCGATTTCCTGACGATCCTTTTCCTTGTCGTCTCGACCTTCTATTACGGCTCGGCGCTGATGGAGGCGCTGGATGTGGTCTTCGGCCTGTACCTCCTGGCCGACTATGCGGCGCGGCTCTGGATCGCGAAGAAGAAGCCGGCCTTCTTCATCCATCCCCTCAATCTTGCCGACCTTGTCGCCATGCTGTCGTTTCTGGCGCCCATTCTCGGCGAGAACTTCGCCTTCCTTCGCGGCCTGCGGGTTTTGAGATTGCTGCGCTCCTACCGGCTGCAGAACAAGCTCCGGCACGACTTTCCCTACTTCAAGCGCAACGAGGAGGTGATCCTCAGTGCCACCAACATGTTCATCTTCATCTTCGTCATGACCGAAGCGGTGTTCGTGACCCAGGTGGGCGTCAATCCGAACGTCCGGCATTTCCTCGATGCGATGTATTTCACCATCACGACGCTGACGACGACGGGGTTCGGCGACATCACCCTGCAGGGCCAGACCGGACGGCTGCTGTCGATCCTGATCATGGTGTTCGGCGTGTCGCTGTTCCTGCGACTGGTGCAGACGATCTTCCGTCCATCGAAGGTGAAATATCCCTGTCCGCAATGCGGTCTGTCCCAGCATGAGCGCGACGCCGTGCACTGCAAGCATTGCGGCACCGTGCTGAACATTCCCAACGAGGGCGACGTCTGA
- the hydA gene encoding dihydropyrimidinase: MTTVIKNGTIVTADLTYKADVKIDGGKIVEIGPNLSGDETLDATGCYVMPGGIDPHVHLEMPFMGTYSSDDFESGTRAGLAGGTTMVVDFCLPDPGQSLLDALNRWDNKSTRANCDYSFHMAITWWGEQVFNEMETIVKEKGINTFKHFMAYKGALMVDDDEMFSSFQRCAAIGALPLVHAENGDIVAQMQAKLLSEGNNGPEAHAYSRPASVEGEATNRAIIIADMAGVPLYVVHTSCEQAHEAIRRARQNGMRVYGEPLIQHLTLDESEYANADWDHAARRVMSPPFRDKRHQDSLWAGLAAGSLQVVATDHCAFTTDQKRYGLGDFTKIPNGTGGLEDRMPMLWTYGVATGRITMNEFVAVTSTNIAKILNMYPKKGAILVGADADLVVWDPKREKTISAANQQSAIDYNVFEGKKVKGLPRYTLTRGVVAIEESTIKTREGHGQFVKREPFPAVSTALSTWKEITAPRKVQRTGIPASGV, translated from the coding sequence ATGACCACAGTCATCAAGAACGGCACCATCGTCACCGCCGACCTGACCTACAAGGCGGACGTCAAGATCGATGGCGGCAAGATTGTCGAGATCGGCCCGAACCTTTCCGGCGACGAGACGCTGGATGCGACCGGCTGTTATGTCATGCCGGGCGGCATCGATCCGCACGTCCACCTCGAGATGCCCTTCATGGGCACCTATTCGTCGGACGATTTCGAAAGCGGCACGCGCGCCGGTCTTGCCGGCGGCACGACCATGGTCGTCGACTTCTGCCTGCCCGACCCCGGCCAGTCGCTGCTCGACGCGCTCAATCGCTGGGACAACAAGTCGACCCGCGCCAATTGCGACTATTCCTTCCACATGGCGATAACCTGGTGGGGCGAGCAGGTCTTCAACGAGATGGAGACCATCGTCAAGGAAAAGGGCATCAACACCTTCAAGCACTTCATGGCCTACAAGGGCGCGCTGATGGTCGACGACGACGAGATGTTTTCGTCCTTCCAGCGCTGCGCCGCGATCGGCGCGCTGCCGCTGGTGCATGCCGAAAACGGCGACATCGTCGCGCAGATGCAGGCAAAGCTGCTTTCCGAAGGCAATAACGGCCCCGAGGCGCACGCCTATTCCCGCCCCGCTTCCGTCGAGGGCGAGGCCACCAACCGCGCCATCATAATCGCCGACATGGCCGGCGTGCCGCTCTATGTCGTGCACACATCCTGCGAACAGGCGCATGAAGCCATCCGCCGCGCCCGCCAGAACGGCATGCGCGTCTATGGCGAGCCGCTGATCCAGCACCTGACGCTCGACGAGAGCGAATATGCCAATGCCGACTGGGATCACGCCGCCCGCCGGGTCATGTCGCCCCCCTTCCGAGACAAGCGCCATCAGGATTCACTCTGGGCTGGCCTTGCTGCTGGCTCCCTGCAGGTGGTCGCAACCGACCACTGCGCCTTCACCACCGACCAGAAGCGCTATGGCCTTGGCGATTTCACCAAGATCCCGAACGGCACCGGCGGGCTTGAAGACCGCATGCCGATGCTATGGACCTACGGTGTCGCGACCGGCCGCATCACCATGAACGAGTTCGTGGCGGTCACTTCCACCAACATCGCCAAGATCCTCAACATGTATCCGAAGAAGGGCGCGATCCTCGTCGGCGCCGATGCCGACCTCGTCGTCTGGGATCCGAAGCGCGAGAAGACCATTTCGGCCGCCAACCAGCAGTCGGCGATCGACTACAACGTCTTCGAAGGCAAGAAGGTCAAGGGCCTGCCGCGCTACACGCTGACCCGTGGCGTCGTGGCGATCGAGGAGTCGACCATCAAGACCCGCGAGGGCCACGGCCAGTTCGTCAAGCGCGAGCCCTTCCCCGCCGTCAGCACGGCGCTGTCCACCTGGAAGGAAATCACCGCCCCGCGCAAGGTCCAGCGCACGGGCATTCCGGCGTCTGGCGTGTAA